Below is a genomic region from Streptomyces sp. RPA4-2.
CACCGGGCCTCAGGGCGCGGTGAGCAGCGCCTCCGCGCCCACCGGACGGTAGCCCGCCGCCTGGAACGCCCGCAGACCGCGGGCGTTGCCCGGTGCCACCTGGACCCAGACGGGTTCGCCGGCGAGCTGTCGCGCCGCCGCCGCGAGCGCCCGCCCGAGCCCGCGGTGCCGTAACCCCTCGTCGACCTCGACGGCGGCCTCCAGCCGTCCCGCGACCCCGCGCCCGAGGACGAGCACCCCGCCCCCGGCGGCCCAGACACGGACGTCGTCGCGGTGCCGCCGGGCCCGTACCACCCGGGGATGGCCAGGATCGCCGATCTCCGCCAGGTCCACCGCCGGCCGCCCCGGCGCCGGAGCGGCGGCCAGCAGCAGGTCGACCGTGTCGTGGGAGCGCCCCGTACGGTCCATGAACGCGGCCAGGAACCGGGGATTCACGGCCGCGGCGAGCGCGTCGCAGCCGACCCGGGCCAGCGTCTCGCGCACCCACCGCGGATCCTCGTCGGTGAAGACGACGGAGTGCGCCGTGAAGGCGAGGACACCGGCGTCCCGGTGGGCGTGCTGCGGTACGACGGTCGTGGAGCCGTCGGGCGGGGGGAAGACGCCATGGGCCGCCGAGTCCAGAATGCCGCGCAGAGTGTCACCCATCCCCGTACCCTCCCACCGCTCGGGTCTCCACCCGCGCACCGCGAGGAGGCCGCGTGGGTGGGCGCCGCACCGCGCGGCCTGCCCGCCCGTTAATCTGACCTCCGTACACACGGCAGTAATGCACTACGAAGGGGCGGATCGGTGGCGGACATCGAGGAAGCACGCAAGCAGTTCGAGCGGATCGATACGGATGGTGACGGGTTCATCACCGCGGCCGAGTTCAAGAGCGCCCTCGCCCAGGGCGGCGACTGGAACGTCACCGAGTCGGTGGCGGAGGCCGTCATCGCCACCCGCGACCTCAACGGCGACAAGGTCCTCTCGTTCGACGAGTTCTGGACCCACCTGAACAAGTGACGTACGCGGAGGGGCGCCCACCGGTGATCCGGCGGGCGCCCCTTCGCCGTACCCCCGGGCGATGCGCACGCTCCCCCGTCCGTCCCGCCGCGCCGTCGCCGGCGCGGACCGGAGCACGCGCCGAGCCGGTCACCGGTCAGGACGGAGCCGACCGGTCCCACGCCGACCGCGCCGGCCCCCGGGGTACGCGAGCACGACCCGTGACCCGTGAGTGCGAGGCCGCCGGGGTGAATCCGCGGGGGCGCTCACCCGATCGCCGTACGCCCGCGGAATAGCCTTCCCGGCCCCGGGGTTGATGCTCGCCATCAGGAGCATCAACCACTGAAGGGCCTGGCACTCATGAAGATCGGCATCATCGGCGCGGGCAACATCGGCGGCAACCTCACCCGGCGGCTGACCGCCCTCGGGCACGACGTCTCCGTCGCGAACTCGCGCGGCCCCCAGACCCTGACCGCGCTCGCCGAGGAGACCGGGGCGACACCCGTCCCGGTCGGGGAGGCGGCGCGCGGTGCCGAGGTGGTCGTGGTCACCGTCCCGCTGAAGGCGGTGCCCGACCTGCCGTCCGGCGTGCTGGACGGGCTGGCGGACGGAGCCGCCGTCATCGACACCGGCAATTACTACCCGCAGCAGCGGGACGGCAGGATCGCCGCGATCGAGGACGGCCGGCTCACCGAGAGCCGCTGGACGTCCCAGCAGATCGGCCACCCCGTCGTGAAGGCGTTCAACGGCACGTACGCGCAGGACATCCTGGACCGGCACCGTCCGGCGGGCGACCCCGACCGCATGGCCCTGCCGGTGGCCGGCGACGACGCCGCCGCCAAGCAGGTCGTACGTGACCTCATCGACGAACTCGGCTTCGACACGGTCGACGCGGGTGGCATCGACGAATCCTGGCGCCAGCAGCCCGGCACTCCGGTGTACGGCCTCCAGAAGG
It encodes:
- a CDS encoding GNAT family N-acetyltransferase; this translates as MGDTLRGILDSAAHGVFPPPDGSTTVVPQHAHRDAGVLAFTAHSVVFTDEDPRWVRETLARVGCDALAAAVNPRFLAAFMDRTGRSHDTVDLLLAAAPAPGRPAVDLAEIGDPGHPRVVRARRHRDDVRVWAAGGGVLVLGRGVAGRLEAAVEVDEGLRHRGLGRALAAAARQLAGEPVWVQVAPGNARGLRAFQAAGYRPVGAEALLTAP
- a CDS encoding EF-hand domain-containing protein, coding for MADIEEARKQFERIDTDGDGFITAAEFKSALAQGGDWNVTESVAEAVIATRDLNGDKVLSFDEFWTHLNK
- a CDS encoding NADPH-dependent F420 reductase, giving the protein MAVRPRNSLPGPGVDARHQEHQPLKGLALMKIGIIGAGNIGGNLTRRLTALGHDVSVANSRGPQTLTALAEETGATPVPVGEAARGAEVVVVTVPLKAVPDLPSGVLDGLADGAAVIDTGNYYPQQRDGRIAAIEDGRLTESRWTSQQIGHPVVKAFNGTYAQDILDRHRPAGDPDRMALPVAGDDAAAKQVVRDLIDELGFDTVDAGGIDESWRQQPGTPVYGLQKGLEAVTKALAEASAERPADFRG